The following coding sequences lie in one Bacteroidota bacterium genomic window:
- a CDS encoding tetratricopeptide repeat protein, translating into MNEEFNWEDDLKPEELAERFDRMIESGQEEYFDTDEFELLIDHYLNEYNNEKAGMVIEQAIRMHPGSNSLKIRYARQLATTGNYLKALKTLEEVELSEPRNPDMLMTKASVYSMMMDFKKAVKEYKKALVVVDQDEVEEVYTSIAFEYENMGAYDLALEYLRKALEVSAFPEQILYEIGMCYEMAGRMEDAVAFFNQYIDEHPSSVSAWFNLGMAFHQLELYEKAIDAFEYAIAIDPTYISAYHSMGQSYMALGMYAKALEAFEESATLDEPDAALTYYIGECYEKLGEFDLAEANYLKAIQLDQTLSEAWAGMSVVAEEKGDLKKALKYIEQAVNYDSYNTDFLLIQAELYTRSGLFEKAKATYQRIESIDPQDPDLWLDFAVFYLKTGEIVNAVQVLKTGLIHQPQNPAIIYRLVAMLLLNNSVNQALFYLERALTLDPRGVNEFLHFFPTALDFPAIAELIESYQQKAHDRSGDLSSRN; encoded by the coding sequence ATGAACGAAGAATTCAACTGGGAAGACGATCTGAAGCCTGAAGAGCTTGCCGAACGTTTCGACCGCATGATAGAAAGCGGGCAGGAAGAATATTTCGACACAGATGAGTTCGAGCTGCTGATCGATCATTACCTGAACGAATACAACAACGAAAAAGCCGGAATGGTGATCGAACAAGCCATCCGCATGCATCCCGGAAGCAACAGCCTGAAAATCAGATACGCAAGGCAGCTTGCCACCACTGGAAACTATCTGAAAGCCCTCAAAACCCTCGAGGAAGTGGAATTGTCGGAGCCCCGGAATCCGGACATGCTGATGACAAAAGCCTCGGTGTACAGCATGATGATGGATTTCAAAAAGGCCGTCAAAGAATACAAAAAGGCACTGGTGGTGGTTGATCAGGATGAGGTAGAGGAAGTCTATACCTCAATCGCATTTGAATACGAAAACATGGGCGCATACGACCTTGCGCTGGAATACCTTCGCAAGGCCCTTGAAGTTTCGGCCTTTCCGGAGCAGATACTTTACGAAATCGGGATGTGCTACGAAATGGCAGGCCGCATGGAGGATGCCGTAGCATTTTTCAATCAGTACATTGACGAGCACCCTTCGAGCGTTTCTGCATGGTTCAACCTTGGTATGGCCTTTCATCAGCTGGAACTTTACGAAAAAGCCATCGATGCTTTTGAATATGCCATTGCCATCGATCCCACCTACATCTCAGCCTACCACAGCATGGGACAAAGCTATATGGCGCTGGGCATGTACGCCAAGGCACTGGAGGCATTCGAGGAGAGCGCCACGCTCGATGAGCCCGATGCAGCACTCACTTATTATATAGGTGAATGTTACGAAAAGCTCGGTGAGTTCGACCTTGCCGAAGCCAATTACCTGAAAGCCATTCAGCTCGACCAAACCTTATCCGAGGCCTGGGCAGGTATGTCGGTGGTGGCCGAAGAAAAGGGCGATTTGAAAAAAGCGCTGAAGTATATAGAGCAAGCTGTAAATTACGATAGCTACAACACTGATTTTCTGCTCATTCAGGCTGAATTATATACCCGCAGCGGCTTGTTCGAGAAAGCAAAAGCCACCTATCAGCGCATCGAAAGCATTGATCCTCAGGACCCTGACCTTTGGCTTGATTTCGCGGTATTTTACCTGAAGACCGGAGAAATCGTCAATGCGGTTCAGGTGCTTAAAACCGGACTTATACACCAACCACAAAACCCTGCAATCATCTACAGGCTTGTAGCCATGTTGCTCCTAAACAACAGCGTCAACCAGGCCTTGTTTTACCTTGAAAGGGCCTTGACGCTCGACCCACGGGGTGTAAATGAATTCCTTCATTTCTTCCCCACGGCGCTCGACTTTCCGGCAATAGCCGAACTGATTGAGAGTTACCAGCAAAAGGCACATGACCGTTCGGGTGATTTGAGCAGCAGGAACTGA